In Arachis hypogaea cultivar Tifrunner chromosome 2, arahy.Tifrunner.gnm2.J5K5, whole genome shotgun sequence, a genomic segment contains:
- the LOC112737689 gene encoding signal recognition particle 9 kDa protein, with protein MVYITSWDEFVERSVQLFRADPDATRYVMKYRHCDGKLVLKVTDNRECLKYKTDQAQEAKKMEKLNNIFFTLMARGPEVDLSEVTGKEQTDAQPTKRGRGRKQ; from the exons ATGGTTTACATAACATCATGGGACGAGTTTGTTGAACGATCTGTTCAGCTCTTCCGTGCTGATCCTGACGCT ACGCGGTATGTCATGAAGTACAGGCACTGTGATGGCAAATTGGTACTCAAGGTCACAGATAATCGGGAG TGTCTGAAGTATAAGACTGATCAAGCACAAGAGGCCAAGAAAATGGAAAAACTGAACAATATATTCTTTACTTTGATGGCCCGGGGACCAGAAG TGGATCTATCAGAAGTCACTGGCAAAGAACAAACGGATGCACAACCGAccaaaagaggaagaggaaggaaacaataG